In Tiliqua scincoides isolate rTilSci1 chromosome 1, rTilSci1.hap2, whole genome shotgun sequence, the following are encoded in one genomic region:
- the LOC136654281 gene encoding olfactory receptor 8U3-like — protein MADVNDTTSTVKEFILFGITDRSDLQIPLFVVFFLIYVITVIGNLGIIILIRTDSHLHTPMYFFLSHLAFVDLCYSSVITPKMLANFLAAKKTISYNACAAQLGSFLTFMITELFLLPVMAYDRYVAICNPLLYRTLMSQRVCIQLVAGPYIYSFCVALFHTIFTFHLSFCSANVINHFYCDDLPLLEVSCSDTSTKQILIYAFGGFNIIFSLLIILISYIFILSSILRIHSAHGRSKAFSTCASHLTAVTIFYGTLMFMYLQPGTNHSLATDKIASVFYTVAIPMLNPLIYSLRNKEVKDALKRTTKKIMVVLH, from the coding sequence ATGGCAGATGTCAATGACACCACGAGCACAGTGAAGGAGTTCATTCTGTTTGGAATCACTGACCGCTCAGATCTTCAGATCCCCCTCTTTGTAGTTTTCTTCCTCATCTATGTGATCACTGTGATAGGAAATCTGGGGATCATCATTTTAATCAGGACCGATTCCCACCTCcatactcccatgtacttcttcctcagcCACTTGGCTTTTGTGGATCTTTGCTATTCCTCTGTCATTACCCCTAAGATGCtggcaaactttttagcagctaAGAAAACTATTTCCTACAATGCATGTGCGGCACAATTGGGCTCCTTCTTGACTTTCATGATCACGGAGCTTTTTCTTCTACCAGTGATGGCATATGACCGGTACGTTGCCATCTGTAACCCACTGCTTTATCGGACTCTTATGTCCCAAAGAGTCTGCATTCAGTTGGTTGCAGGACCCTATATATACAGTTTTTGTGTTGCCCTGTTTCATACAATATTTACATTTCATCTGTCTTTCTGCTCTGCTAATGTGATTAACCATTTCTACTGCGATGACCTCCCACTCTTAGAGGTGTCCTGTTCTGACACAAGCACCAAGCAGATACTGATTTATGCTTTTGGTGGTTTTAATATAATATTCTCACTTCTTATTATACTGATCTCCTACATTTTCATCCTTTCTTCCATCCTGAGAATCCATTCAGCTCATGGTCGAAGCAAAGCCTTCTCCACGTGTGCTTCTCACCTGACTGCTGTCACCATCTTCTACGGGACTCTGATGTTTATGTACCTGCAGCCTGGTACGAATCACTCTCTAGCCACAGATAAAATAGCTTCTGTGTTCTACACTGTGGCGATTCCCATGCTTAATCCCCTGAtctacagcctgagaaacaagGAGGTGAAGGATGCTTTGAAGAGAACAACAAAGAAAATTATGGTTGTTCTCCATTGA
- the LOC136654291 gene encoding olfactory receptor 8U3-like yields the protein MLKKNCVTVKEFILFGITDRSDLQVLLFVVFLLIYLVTVMGNLGIIILIRTDAHLHTPMYFFLSHLAFVDLCYSSVIAPKMLANFLATKKSISYYACAAQLGCFLTFMITELFLLSVMAYDRYVAICNPLLYQTVMSQRVCIQLVAGPYIYGFCVALFHTIVTFRLSFCSANVINHFYCDDLPLLELSCSDTSTKQILIYISAAFGIICSLLIVFVSYIFILSAILRIRSAHGRSKVFSTCASHLTAVTIFYGTLMFMYLQPGTNHSLATDKIASVFYTVAIPMLNPLIYSLRNKEVKDALKRTTKKIMVVLH from the exons ATGCTGAAGAAGAACTGTGT CACAGTGAAGGAGTTCATTCTGTTTGGAATCACTGACCGCTCAGACCTGCAGGTTCTCCTATTTGTAGTCTTCCTCCTCATTTATTTGGTCACTGTGATGGGAAATCTGGGGATCATCATTTTAATCAGGACCGATGCCCACCTCcatactcccatgtacttcttcctcagtCACTTGGCTTTTGTGGACCTGTGCTATTCTTCTGTCATTGCCCCTAAGATGCTGGCAAACTTTTTAGCAACTAAGAAAAGTATTTCCTACTATGCATGTGCAGCACAGTTGGGCTGCTTCTTGACTTTCATGATCACGGAGCTTTTTCTTCTATCAGTAATGGCATATgaccgctatgtggccatctgtaACCCACTGCTTTATCAGACTGTCATGTCCCAAAGAGTCTGCATTCAGTTGGTTGCAGGACCCTATATATACGGTTTCTGTGTCGCCCTGTTTCATACAATAGTTACATTTCGTCTGTCCTTCTGCTCTGCTAATGTGATTAACCATTTCTACTGTGATGACCTTCCACTCTTAGAGCTTTCCTGTTCTGACACAAGCACCAAGCAGATACTGATTTATATTTCAGCTGCTTTTGGAATAATATGCTCCCTTCTCATTGTCTTCGTCTCCTACATTTTCATCCTCTCTGCCATCCTGAGAATCCGATCAGCTCATGGTCGAAGCAAAGTCTTCTCCACGTGTGCTTCTCACCTGACTGCTGTCACCATCTTCTATGGGACTCTGATGTTTATGTACCTGCAGCCTGGTACAAATCACTCTCTAGCCACAGATAAAATAGCTTCTGTGTTCTACACTGTGGCGATTCCCATGCTTAATCCCCTGAtctacagcctgagaaacaagGAGGTGAAAGATGCTTTGAAGAGAACAACAAAGAAAATTATGGTTGTTCTCCATTGA